ATGGCCGTCATGGCCGCCGCCGGCAGCCTGGCCGGGGCCGGCGCGGCCGGGCCGGGCAGCTTTTTCACGCGCTTCCTCGACGCCGCCTATTGCCTGACCGAGGCCGACATCGCCGCCGGGGCGCGGCTGACCGCATGAGCCGGCCCCCCTTCGACCTGGGCGTCTACCTGGTCACGGACCGGCCGGCGCTTCTGGGACGCGACCTGCTGGAGGTGGTGGCGGCGGCCGTGGCCGGCGGGGCGAGCCTGGTGCAGTTGCGCGAAAAGGCCGCGGCCACCCGGGAATTCGTGGAACTGGCCCGGGCGGTCCTGGCCGTCACGCGGCCGCGCGGCGTGCCGCTGCTGGTCAACGACCGCCTGGACGTGGCCCTGGCCGCCGGGGCCGACGGGGTCCACGTGGGCCAGGACGACATGCATCCGGCCGATGTCCGGGCGCTGCTCGGCCCCGATGCCCTTATCGGCCTGTCGGTGACGGGCGAGGCGGAAACGCGCGCCGCCGCCGGGTTGCCCGTGGACTATCTGGGCGCCGGGCCGGTCTTCGCCACGGCCACCAAGAAGGACGCCGGCGCGCCCCAGGGGCTTGCGGGCCTCTCGCGCATGGTCGCCCTGGCCCAGGTGCCGGTGGTGGCCATCGGCGCCATCACGCTGGCCAATGCCGCCTCGGTCCTGGCCACGGGCGTGGCCGGGCTGGCCGTGGTCTCGGCGGTGTGTTCGGCCGCCGATCCGGCCGTAGCGGCGGCGGCCCTGCGGCGCATCGTCCGGGAGCGGGCCTAGGGCGTTGCGAAGCTGCGACACGGGGCCGTCAGGTTCCGCCGGGCTGGCCCATGAAAAACGGGGGCCGGGGAAACAATCCCCGGCCCCCGTTCGCGTTGGCGGCAGGTGGCTCTCAGTTGCCGTTGTCGAGCAGGAGCAGGTTGGTGGGCGCGCCGTTGTCGGCCGGGCTTTTCACCTCGATGACGTTGGAACCGTTCGACGTGCTGTAGGCATCCTTGGCCTTCACGCCGTAGCGATACGTGTGGCCGGGGGTGAGGCCGGTCACGGCGTAGGTGGTGACGTTGCCGACATCACGGCCGTTGAAGCCGCTGACGTACGCTTTGATCGTGGCATCATAAACATACAGCAGATAGGTGGTGGCCCCGTTGACGGCGGCCCAGTTGGCCGTGAAGCTGGTGGGGGTCACGTTGGTGGCCGCGGCGGCCACGGGCGCTGCGATGGCGGAGGCAACGCTGAAGGTGCCCTGGGTCATGCCCCAGTTCCCGGAATTGGACACCACGAGGATTTTGACCGTGGAGGCGTAGACGTTGAGGGCGTTGGGCGAGAAGGTGTGGGAGCCCGAGTTGGCGACGCCGCTGGCGAACTTGACGGCCGACAGGGTGGCGGCGAGGGCGGCATCCGGGCTTGTGTCGTCGATTTGGCCCAGGGAATCGTTGATGGCGTAGAGGTCGACCGTGGAGCCGGCGATGGCCGTAGCGTTCCATTGCAGGGTGGCATTGGTGGCGAAGTAGAGCGAGGCCCCGGCTGCGGGCGCGGTCACGGCGCCGGCGGCGTAGCTGCCGAGGGTCGGGGCCAGGGACGGGCCGGAGCGGACGCAGATGAGCATGGGCAGTGAGTCTTCGTTCGGTCCGATGCCGGTGGCTTTTTTCCCCCGGAAGGATCGGCCTTCGTTGTAGACCCCCATGACCATGGCGTAATCCGGCAAATCGTTCTCCGAGGTCGACGACCAGAAGACGGGCGGGTTGCCGACGTTGCCAAAACCGACCGGCAGGGCGGGGTTGGTCCTGGTATCGTCAAAAAGGCTGTAGAGCTCCGCGATGTTGGGCAGGCGCCAGTCCGTATGGCCGCCGGCCTCGAGGGTTTCGCAATAGCCGAGGGCCTGCTGCCAGGTCTTTCCCGTGGTGACGGAATTCTTGGTCCACATGGTGCCGGTGCTCGTGTCCGTGATGGTCGTGCCGTTATCCGTCGGGGTGAAGGCCGGCAGGGCATCGCCCCGGACGCACCGGGTGGCGAGGCTGGTGGACGCGGTGCCCTTGGAGCGCAGTTCCATGTAGGCGGTGCCGTTGGCCAAGGCATAGGCCTGGGTTGTGTCGACGATGTAGGTGGTCGAGGTCCAGAAGGATTCGTTCGACTTCGTACTTTGCAAGAGATTGGCAAAAGTCGGGATGTCCCTGTTGTAGCTGACGAGCGTGGCGATCTCCCGGCGGCTGGGCAGGCGCCAGTCGGTGTGGCCGCCCGTGTCCAGGGCCGCGCAGTAGGCGCCCGCGTTGTCCCAGTCAAGTCCCGTCCGGTCGGGCGTCTGCTGCCACACAAGGCCCGTATTGGTGTCCGTGACCGTGCCGTTGCCGTTGTCCGTCAAGGCCATGGGCGCGCCGAG
This Solidesulfovibrio sp. DNA region includes the following protein-coding sequences:
- a CDS encoding DUF1566 domain-containing protein; the encoded protein is MEFSNVLAKHGRFARLARLLAALGCLLVPVSAQAFILPDTVQTKCYDNTQQIPCPTSPSADFYGQDGNYLGAPMALTDNGNGTVTDTNTGLVWQQTPDRTGLDWDNAGAYCAALDTGGHTDWRLPSRREIATLVSYNRDIPTFANLLQSTKSNESFWTSTTYIVDTTQAYALANGTAYMELRSKGTASTSLATRCVRGDALPAFTPTDNGTTITDTSTGTMWTKNSVTTGKTWQQALGYCETLEAGGHTDWRLPNIAELYSLFDDTRTNPALPVGFGNVGNPPVFWSSTSENDLPDYAMVMGVYNEGRSFRGKKATGIGPNEDSLPMLICVRSGPSLAPTLGSYAAGAVTAPAAGASLYFATNATLQWNATAIAGSTVDLYAINDSLGQIDDTSPDAALAATLSAVKFASGVANSGSHTFSPNALNVYASTVKILVVSNSGNWGMTQGTFSVASAIAAPVAAAATNVTPTSFTANWAAVNGATTYLLYVYDATIKAYVSGFNGRDVGNVTTYAVTGLTPGHTYRYGVKAKDAYSTSNGSNVIEVKSPADNGAPTNLLLLDNGN
- the thiE gene encoding thiamine phosphate synthase, encoding MSRPPFDLGVYLVTDRPALLGRDLLEVVAAAVAGGASLVQLREKAAATREFVELARAVLAVTRPRGVPLLVNDRLDVALAAGADGVHVGQDDMHPADVRALLGPDALIGLSVTGEAETRAAAGLPVDYLGAGPVFATATKKDAGAPQGLAGLSRMVALAQVPVVAIGAITLANAASVLATGVAGLAVVSAVCSAADPAVAAAALRRIVRERA